From the Pseudodesulfovibrio indicus genome, the window TCGAGCTGACCAAAAAACGGGATCAACTCAAGGAGATGCCCGCTCTCATCGAGCGGCTGGAGAGCGAGCTGGGAGCGTTGCAATCCCGCATGTCGGCGGGTGATTACTACAAAAATTCCGGCGAGATAATGGCCGACGACCAAAAGCGGTTGGAAACCCTTGAGTCGGACCTTGAAATCGCCTATGAGACCTGGGAAGAACTTGAAACCGCCCTTGAGGGCGTGGAGCTGGACTGAGAATGCAAGCCCTGACCATACGACACGTCGATCCCGACGACCTGACCGCGTGCCATACCATAGAAGCCAGGTGCTTTCCCCCTTCCGAGGCGGCCTGGACCAGCAGCCTGCGCAACCGCATCGAGAATTATCCCGAGGGGTTTCTGGTGGCGGAACTGGACGGCCGGGTGGTCGGCCAGGTGAACTCCGGCTCCACGGACAAGGACGACATCACGGATGAGGAGTTCAAGCAGCTCATCGGCCATGAGCCCGACGGCCGGTACATGGTCATCTTCTCCTTGTCCGTGCACCCCGATTACCGGAACCGGGGCATAGCGGACAGGCTCATGACCGACTTCATCAAACAGGCCCGAAAGATGGGCAAGGATGCGGTCAAGCTGCTGTGCAAGGAAGACCTCATCCCCTTCTACGCCCGCCACGGCTTCGAGCACGAGGGACTCTCCCAATCCACCCACGGCGGGGCCGCCTGGCACGCCATGACCCTGCACCTCAGCGACTAGCAACCACGCTTTTCAGACGCAAAAAGGCTGCCGGAAATGTACCGGCAGCCTTTTTTCGGGGATCTCGCCAGGGAGTGTCTACCACCCCTTGGACTTGAGGATGTCGTTGACCTTTTTCTCGGTTTTCTTCTCCACGATGACCATCTTCTTGGCCTGGGCCTTCTTGATCTTGTCGGTCAGGGCGTCGATGTCGGCGGGCTTCTCCATGAAGTCCATGGCGCCGAGCTTCATGGCCTGGATGCCCGCCTCCAGGGTGGCCTGGCCGGTGAGCAGGATGACCTGCAGGTCCGGGTGGCTCTTCCTGATGAGCTTGAGCATCTCGATGCCGTTCATGTCCGGCATCTGGAGGTCCAGAACGATGGCGTCGTAATCGCCGGCGCCCAAGGCGTCCACCGCGTTGCTGGCGCTTTCGGCGGTGGTCACTTCCATGCCGCGGATTTCCATGCGTTCGGACAGGGCCTCGAGGAATTCCACTTCGTCATCGATAAGCAGTACTTTTTCTGCCATTTTCTCATTCTCCGGTTGGGTATGAATGTTGTGTTATTCGGAACTTCCGGCACGTTCGAGCAACAGCTCGCTGGTCCCGGTCTTCTCGTTCACGCTCACGGAGGCGTTCATGGCCCGCGCGAGGTCGGCAAACGGTTCGTCATCCCTCAGCGGACCATCCTTTCCGGGAGAGGAAAGGGAGAACGATGCTCCGCCGCCTTCCGGGCGCACGCCGATGACCAGCGTATCGCCCGCTTCCAGTCTATCAAGGGCCGCCGCTATTGAGGAGTGCAGCAGCCGCGTCAGGTCAAAGGGGCTGGCGACCATGGAGACGGGCTCGCACTCGCCCATGGTCAGTTTGACCTGCCGCATGTCGGCAAATCGGGTGGACAGCGCCACGGCGAGGGCCAGTCCCTCCACCAGGTTCACTTCCCGGACGTCCTCGTCCGTGGAGTGGGCGAACGCGTTCATGTTCTTGATGATCGCGTCGCCGCGCCGGATCTGTCCCTGGATGGAGTTGGCCGCGCTCTTCAGCCTCTCGGGCTGGAGGGGCATGCCGCGCTCGGCCATGAGCGTGAAGTCCTCGATCAGCCCGGCCGCCTCGTTGATCACGGCGAACACGTTCTTGATCTCGTGGGACACGGACGCGCTGACGCGCCCGAAAAATCGCAACCCGGCACGGGTCTCGTCCTGTCTGCTCATAGCGCCTCCCTCCGGTTTCACTTCGTGACCCTGTTGATCAGGGCGACGAGTTCCTCAAGCTGGATGGGCTTGATGAGGTAGTTGCACCCGGCGGCGCAACCGGCCTTGAAATCCGATTCGGAACCGTGCCCGGAGAGGAAGATGAACTTCATGTCCGGGTGCTTATCCGCCAACCGGTCCATGAGGTCAAGCCCGCTCAGCCGGGGCATCTTCATGTCCAGCACGGCCACGGCGTATTCGGTCTTGTCGGCCATCTCCAGGGCGGATTCGCCGTTGTCCGCCCAGTCCGCATCCACGCCCCGAAAGCCGAGGCGCTCCGCCATGGCCGAAACCAGTTCCACTTCGTCGTCAACCAACAGTACTCTCATAACGGCTATGCCTTGTTCGTCTTTCCTTCGGGTTTGCTATACTTCAGGGGCATGACGATGGTGAAGGCCGTGCCCTTGCCCACTTCGCTCTCCACAGTCATGGAGCCGCCCAGTTCCTGCACCAGCCCGTAGGTGATGGACAGGCCCAGACCGGTTCCGCCGGTCTTCTTCTTGGTGGAGAAGAAGGGATCGAAAATGCGCTTGATGTCCTGGGGCGGAATGCCGCAGCCGTCGTCCTCCACCGTGAAGACCAGGTGGTCGCAGGCGGTCTCGCGGGCCGTGATGCCGAGATGGCCGCCGTCACTCATGGCCTGGAACGCATTGTTCACCAGGTTGAGGAAGATCTGTTGCAGCTTGCCCCGGTCGGAGATGAAGCTGGGCAGCGTCTCCGGGATGTCCATATCGATGGTGATGGACCGGTACTCGGCCTCCTTGCGCAGGAAGTCGATGACCTCGTTGGCCAGGTCCTTGAATTCGATGGAGTCCATCTCCACGTCGATGTGCCGCGCGAAACTGAGCAGCCGCTTGGTGATCTTGCCGCACCGGGCCACCGAGTTGATGATGGAGTCTATGTTGGCGAGCAGCCGCTCGTCGTGGGCGTACTCCTGCCGGTAGGTGAACAGGTCGCGGACCAGCCCGGCCTTCTCGTTGATGATCGCCAGGGGGTTGTTGATCTCGTGGGCCACGCCCGCCGCCAGCCGCCCGATGGAGGCCATGCGGTTGGTGTGCTCCATGCGGTGCAGGGTCCGCGCCCTGGTCTGGTCCGCGATGTAGATCTTGTTGACCATGTAGGTGGCCACCCCGACGATGACCAGGAGGATGATCATGATCGAGGAGATCAGGATCCACAGCAGCTCCATGCGGATGGTCTGCAACGGCTTCATCAGCTCGCGGGTGTGCTTGACCACCAAGACCACGAACGGGGTGTCGTGGATGTAGGCGTAGCCCACGGTGAAGTCCGTGCCGTCCCTGCCCTCCACCTGCTGCACGCTGGTCTTGTCGGAATAGGCCGGGATGGCCAGGTCCACCTTGGTCAGCAGGGAGCCATGCTCCTTGGACGGGGTCTGGATGATGCCGTCCCGGTCCACGATGAAGGCGTCGCCGCCGCCGGGCAGGTCGATGGAGGTCAGGATGGCGTTGAACGGCCCGGTGTCCAGGGTGGCGCGGAGGATGTAGTCCTCGCCGGTGCTGGCGTCGTGCATCTTGCGCGCGACCACCAGGTGCGGCACGTCGCGGAACCCCAGGAAGACGCGGCTGATGTAGGTGCCGTGCTCCATGGTACTGTTGAACCCTTCCTGACCGCTGTAGTCGCGCCCGAGCAGGTCGTAGGGGCCGATGTAGGCGATCTGCCGCCCCTTGCTGTCGATGATCCCGATATCCACGAACCCGCCGAAGCTGGTCTTCAGGGAGGACAGGACCCTGTTCAGGTTGTCGCGGTCGCGCAGCCCCTCGATGCCCTCGTGCTCGGCCAGGAAGTCCAGCGCCCGGGTCCGCTCCTCCAGGAAGTAGGCCACGGAACGGCGGGTGTTGGAGGTGGTCCTGGACGTGCGCAACAGGTTCTCGGATTCAAGGGAGGACCGGGTGACGTTGTAATCGATAAGCGCCATGACCATCAGCGGAATGAGCGCGACCAGGGCGAGCAGGCAGATGGCCAGCCGCCAGATCCGACGGTAGTTGAACAGGCTCTTGCCCACTCCCCCGTCGGGGTCCGTATCCCAGAATTGCGGTCTGATCTTCTCGATGAGAGACATGACGTCACCCGGCTCCCGTAGTTACTTTCCGGCTCGAATCTTTTCGTTGGCGGCCTTGAGCGTCTCGCTCAGGACATCGATGTCCACGGGCTTGTGCAGGTAGGCGAAGGCGCCCAGGTCCATGCACACCTTGCGGTCCGCCTCGGACCCGTGGCCGGTCAGGATGATGACCTCGATGTCCGGATGCTCGCCCTTGACGCGGCGCAGGACCTCGATGCCGTCGATGCCGGGCATCTTCAGGTCGAGGATCATGACTTCGGGCTCGTCGTCGCGGACCAGGTTCAGGGCGGACTCGCCATCGTAGACCACGGCGGAACCCATGTCACGCATCATCAGCCGCTCGGACAGGGTCTGGACGAATTCGCGCTCGTCGTCCACGAGCAGGACCTTGGACGGCACCTCGAAGTCCATCTTGCGGTAGATGTCGGTCTGGTGGAATCCCTTGCCCACGCCCGCCTCGACGGTCTTGACGCCTTCCACGTCCGAGACGATGGACTTGAGCTCGCGCTCCAGCTTCTCCAGCAGGAGGACGTGCTTGTTGATGGTCAGGGTGACGGTGCCCTTCTTGGCCGACACCTGCACGTTGTGCCCCTCCTTGGCCAGCACGGTCTCCACGCGGGCGGCCAGGAGGAAGTCCTCGCAGGAAGCCTTGGAGCCTTCGGTGACCTTGACGGCGGCATTACTGAACTGCTCGACGATGAGGTCGGCGGAACGCTCCACGCCGGTGGTCCCCACGGGCACCACCAGGTCGTACAGGGAACCGGCCCACGGGTCGTCGGCGTCGCGCACGGCCTTGACCCAGGCGGCGCGGTCCTCGTCGTCCTTGCGGATGAGCTTCATGGCGTGCTTCTCGGCGAACCCTTCCTCGCGGTCGGCCACGGCCAGCCGGCTCTTCATCTCGGAGATGAGGCAGACGTTGAGGATGTGGCCGATGGACCGGGAGGGCAACTGGGACACGAATCCGGGGATGACCAGATCGTCGCCCTCGACCAGCCGTTTGGCCAGGGCCAGGCGCATCCAGGCGATGGCCTGCTCCTTTTCGTGGCTGAAGGTATTGAAGACCGAGGTCTTGGCCTGGAAGGCGCGGGCGATGCGGTCCTCGGCCATTCCGGACAGGCTCGCGGCGTCGGCCACGATGTCCTGGTCCGTGACCAGGCGGCAACCCGTGGCGTCCACGACGCGCTTGACCACCACTCCGGCTTCGCAGAACAGTCCGTTGAAAACGGTGATGACAGACATATTGACTCCCTTTTACGCCTTACGCGAGGCGGCAGAAGGTGGTAAGGGGGCAGCTTTCTTCCTGGCCGTCCCGGTGAGCGCTTTCATGGGTGGCGCAAATGGCGGTCTCCATGGTCGTGTAGACGTGATCCTTGCCGATCTTCTCCAGCAGGTGGGTGCGTTCGAGCACGGCCATGACCGCCTCGTTCACGCCGCACAGGGAGATGTCCAGCCCGTTGGAACGCACGCGGTCCACGATCAGGGACAGGGCTTCCTCGCCGGAGGCGTCCATGTCGTTGATGCCGTTGGCCACGATGATGATGTGCCTGAGCTTGTCGTTGCCCATCATGCGCTCGGTGATCTGGTCCTCCAGGAAGCTCGCGTTGGCGAAGAACAGCGGGCCGTCGAAGCGGACCAGGGCGATGTGCTGGCATTCCTTGAGGCCGAAGGCCGTGGCGTCACGCAGGGATTCGTCCGCGTTGCGGGACAGGTTGGCAACGCGCGGGCGCATGGACTTGTAGAGGAAGACCAGCAGGGACAGGACCACGCCGACCATGATGCCCTTGTCCAGGTGCGGGGCAAACGCCAGGGTGCAGCCGAAGGACAGGATGGAGATGGCCCCGTCGTACCACTGGGCCTTCCAGGCGTGGATGAAGCCGGAGGCGTTGATCAGCCCGATGACCGCCATCATGATGACCGCGGCCAGCACGGCCTGGGGCAGATGATAGAGCAGCGGGGTGAAGAAGAGCAGCACGATGACCACCATCAGCGAGGTGAACACGCTGGACATGCCGGTCAGCGCGCCCGCCTGAAGGTTGACCGCCGAGCGGGAGAATGAGCCGGACGCCGGATAGCTCTTGCCGCAGGCGCCGAGCATGTTGGCCAGCCCCTGGCCGATGAGCTCCTGGTTGGGATCGAGGCGCTGGCCGGTCTTGGCGGCCATGGCCTTGGCGATGGAGATGGCCTCCATGAAGCCGAGCAGGGAGATGATCGCCGCGAACGGGATCAGATGGAGCATGACCTTGAGGTCCAGGGACGGAACGGTGATGGCCGGGATGCCGGAAGGCACGGTGCCGACCACGGCGCCGCCGCCCATCATCTTCAGGGACGCGGTGTCGAGCTTGGCGTTGCCGACCTTGACCCGCCAGGTGCGGCCGTCGGTGGCCATGCCCGCGGGAACGGCGTCCTGTTCGTAGAAACGAAGGCCGCCGTCCGCCTGTTCAACACCGGCGAAGAGGACGGAACGGAGATTCTTGCGCAGATCGTGGGCCTTAAGCTTGAGGCGCGCCATCTGGACGTTGAGGACGTTCATGTCGTGTTCGATGTCGAGCACCCTGACCGGGTCGCCGGACGACTTGGCCTCTTCCATCTGCTTGCCCAGGGCGGTGCGCTGCAGGGCCAGCTGGTCGATGCCGTCGATGGTGCCGTTGAAGCCGACAATGGCCTCGTGCACGGCCGGGGAGTCGATGGCGGAAACGGAGACGCTGGTGTCGTGGTTGAAGCCCAGCCCCCAGGACAGCGCGGTGGTGATGACCACCGCCACCAGTACGTTGGGGATCTTGGGATTCACGCGCTTGAGGCCGACCATGATGGCGAAGGCGAGGACGCCCATGCCAAGGGTGGGCCAGTGGGTGTAGTGGATGGCGGACTCGACCACGCGCATGATGGTCTCGTAGTGGTGCTCTGCGCCGTCGACGTAGACGCCGAACATCTTGGAGAACTGGGACGAGGCGATGATGATGGCCGCCGCGTTGGTGAAGCCGTTGACCACGGGGTGGGACAGGAAGTTGACCACCAGGCCGAGCTTGAGCACGCCCAGAAGGAACTGGAACATGCCGACCATCAGCGCGAGCAGGATGGCGAAGGCGATGTACCCTTCACTGCCGGCCGTGGCCAGGGGCTCCAGCGAGGCGGCGGTCATCAGCGAGACCACGGCCACCGGGCCGGTGGCAAGCTGGCGGCTGGACCCGAACAGGGCCGCCACCAGCGGAGGCAGGAACGAGGCGTAAAGGCCGTAGTAGGCGGGCATGCCCGCCAGCTGCGCATAGGCCATTGATTGGGGAATGAGCACAAGGGCCACGGTGAGCCCGGAGATGGCGTCCGCACGCAACGCCGTCATGTTGTACCCTTTGAACCAGTCGATGAAAGGGAATATTTTCGAAAGCATTCAGCCTCTTCCTTGCATTACGCCTGCAACATCCTGCGGCATGCGCGCATCAGCTCGTTGAACAGCGCCCCCGCATCGTACAGGTTGTAGTTTTTGAACCGAACCAGACCATCAGCCATCGTGAACAGAATGAGCGCCGATTTCCTGGGATGAACTTCCTTGCCGATGGAGCCGTCCTCCTGCCCGGTGACGATGGCCTTTTCGAAGATGTCCACGAGGCAATTGTAGATGTCTTCGAGATTCTCCCTGAACTCCGGATTGGACTCGGAGAACTTATAGAGAAAATGCCTGTGCAGGAGCAGAAACTTGTCTTCCATCAGCCCGGCCAGGTAGAGATAGAAGGAAATGACCTCCTCCGTCATTTCCATGCCCGAGTTGAACGGCCTGTTCTCGAAGAACCGCTCGAACTGGTCCACGATCTCGTCCCTGGTCTTCTCCAGGATCGCCAGCAGCAGACCTTCCTTGGTCTTGAAGTGGTAGAATATCGTCCCCTCGGCCACCCCGGTCAGCCGGGCCAGCTCCTGCCCGGACGTGTCCGCGAACCCCTTGTGCGCGAACATGAACGTGGCGACTTTGAGGATGGATTCCTTTTTCTTCATGCCTTGATCCTTTTTTCCCAAGCAAACCGAGTGTTCACTCAGTTTTTTCCTTCATACGGCCTAAAATGCCTTAATGTCAAAAAAATCGGCAAAACTGAGTAAGCACTCAGTTTCACAATCAACAAGTATAAAATAATTGGAAAAACAACTGCGCCCCCAGCGCCCTCACAAAAGAAATTCAAAAAAAGTTACCCCCACCCTCGCGAAGCGACCCAAAAAGTTTGGGAGGGGATGGGGGTCCAGGGGGAAGGGGGACCCTTTTCTCAAAGGGTCCCCCTTCCCCCTGGCCGCCGGAGGCAAAAAAGCCCCCGTCCGGCGGGCCGGGCGGGGGCTGTGTTCTCGTCGGGACGGACGGGCTAGCTCAGCCAGTCGTCGTCTTCCTCAATGGGCGCGAAGCCCCGGCGCATGGTGTTTTCGCAGACCAGGCGCGGGTCGAGGAACTGGAGCAGATAGTCGGGGCCGCCGGACTTGGAGCCGACGCCGGACATCTTGAAGCCGCCGAAGGCGTGGCGCTCGACGAGCGCGCCCACCGAGGGCTTGTTCAGGTACAGGTTGCCCACCCGGAACTCCTTGTAGGCGCGCTCAAGGTTGCGCGGGCTGCGGGAGTAGATGGCGCCGGTCAGGGCGAACTTGGTGGAGTTGGCAATGGCCAGGGCCTCGTCCATGTCCTTGGCGCGCATGACCGAGAGCACCGGGCCGAAGACCTCTTCCTGGGCGATGCGGTGGTCGCGGGTGATGTCGCCGACGATGGTCAGGGGCACGTAGCACCCGCCGGTGGCCTTGAGATCTTCGGAGACCTCGCGCTTGACCAGCACCCTGCCCTCCTCCTCGGCGATCTTGACGTAGCGCAGGACGTTCTGCTGGGCGGCCTTGTCCACCACCGGGCCCATGTAGTTGGCCGGGTTCTCGGACGGGCCGAGCTTGACGGACTTGGCGGCCTCGGTCAGGCGCTCCACGAACCGGTCGTAGATGGAATCGAGGACCACCACCCGCGAGCAGGCCGAACACTTCTGGCCCTGGAAGCCGAAGGCGGAATAGAGCACGCCGAGCACGGCCTCGTCGAGGTCGGCGTCGTCATCGATGATGATCGCGTTCTTGCCGCCCATTTCGGCGATGACCCGCTTGCACTGCTGCTGTCCGGGCTGGACCTTGGCGGCGCGCTCCTGGATGCGCAGCCCCACTTCCATGGAGCCGGTGAAGGCGATGACCGAGACTTCGGGATGGTCCACGAGGTGGTCGCCCATGACCGATCCCCGGCCGGGGCAGTAGTTGAACACGCCGTCGGGCAGACCGGCGGCCTTCCACATGTCCACCAGGGCGCGGCCCACGCAGGACGAGCTTCCGGCGGGCTTGTAGACCACGGGGTTGCCGCAGACGATGGCCGCGGAGACCATGCCCACGGAGATGGCCATGGGGAAGTTCCAGGGGGCGATGACCGCGGCCACGCCCTTGCCCTGGTAGAAGAGGTGGCTCATCTCGCCGGGAGCGCGGCCCATGCGCCGGGGCTTGCCCAGGCGGATCATCTCGCGCGCGTAGTATTCGAGGAAGTCGATGGCCTCGCCCACGTCGGCCTGGGCCTGATCCCACTGCTTGCCCACTTCGAGCACCTGGAGGGCGGCCATGTCGTGGACGTTGTCCTTGAGGTATTGGGCGGCCTTGAGCAGCGCCTCGGCCCGCTCCTCGGGGGCGACGTCGCGCCAGGTGAGGTACGCGGCGGAGGCGGCCTCCACGGCGCGGTCCACTTCCTCGACGCCCGCCTGGCAGACCGAACCGAGGATCTCGGACGGGAGGGCCGGGTTGTAGGAGTCGAGGGTGTCGGCGGTGGTCACGTCCTGGCCGTTGATGTACAGCGGGACCGTGCCGCCCATGGTCTTGCGCAGCTTGGCGATGGACGCGGGGTACGCGTCGCGCTCGGCGGCCAGGGTGAAGTCCGCCGGGGGGAAGTTCTTGAACCGGGGCAACCCGCCCTTGTCCTCGGACGGGGTCACGCACTTGCCTTCGAGCTGGCGGCGCAGGGTCTCGGCCGGGTTCTCCAGGAGCCGGTCCATGTCCGCCTCGTCGGCAAAGGTCTGCTTGAGGAAGGACTCGTTGGCGGTGTTCTCCAGGAGACGGCGCACCAGGTAGGCCATGCCGGGCAGGAGATCGCCGTAGGGGCAGTAGAGGCGCACGCGCTTGGCCACGTTCTTGAGGCCCTTGCGCACGGGTTCGGCCATGCCGTAAAGCACCTGGAACTCGTAGCGCTCCTCCGGGACCTTCAGCTCGGCGGCGCTCTCCATGATCGCGGAAATGGTCCGGATGTTGTGCGAGGCGCAGGCGAAGTGGCAGATGTCGCTGTTTTCGAGGATGTAGCGCCCCACCCGCTCGTAGGCCATGTCGGACTCGGGCTTGTGGGTCCAGACAGGGACGGGCCAGTCGTTCTGCTTGGCCAGCACGGTCTCGTAATCCCAGTACGCGCCCTTGACCAGCCGGATGGACACCGGGAGGTTCACTTCACGCGCCCAGCCGATGAAGGAGCTGACGTCCTCGTCCACGGACCGCAGGTAGGCCTGGAAGACGATGCCCAGGTGCGGGTAGTCGGGGTACTTGGTGCGCAGCCGCTTGTACAGCTCGACCGTGGCCTCCTTGTACTTGAGCTGCTCCATGTCGATGCACATGAAGCCGCCCATCTCCATTACCTTCTTATAGACGGGCTCGATGGAGGCGACCATGCCGTCCACGGTTCCCTCCAGGTCCACGGGCTTGGACTGGGAGTAGAAGGCCGAGGGCTTGACCGCCACGTTGACCTTGGGGGTGTGGCCCCAGTCCAGGCCGCCCGCCCCGTTGTCCAGGGCGTTCCACTTGTCCAGTTCCTTATGGATGGCGTTCAGGACCTCCAGGTAGCCGTCGCGGTAGGCGGCGGACTCCACTTCGGACACCGTGGCCTCGCCCAGCAGGTCGAGGACGAAGGCAAAGCCGTCCTTGCGCAGCTTCTTGATGCCCTTGACCGCTTCCTTGGCCTCCTGGCCGATGATGAACTGGCGGGCCATGGACTCGATGTTGGAGCGGATGGTCTTGTTCAGGACCTTGGCCACCAGGCCGCCCCCGAACTTGGTCTTGGTGGCGC encodes:
- a CDS encoding GNAT family N-acetyltransferase gives rise to the protein MQALTIRHVDPDDLTACHTIEARCFPPSEAAWTSSLRNRIENYPEGFLVAELDGRVVGQVNSGSTDKDDITDEEFKQLIGHEPDGRYMVIFSLSVHPDYRNRGIADRLMTDFIKQARKMGKDAVKLLCKEDLIPFYARHGFEHEGLSQSTHGGAAWHAMTLHLSD
- a CDS encoding response regulator, translated to MAEKVLLIDDEVEFLEALSERMEIRGMEVTTAESASNAVDALGAGDYDAIVLDLQMPDMNGIEMLKLIRKSHPDLQVILLTGQATLEAGIQAMKLGAMDFMEKPADIDALTDKIKKAQAKKMVIVEKKTEKKVNDILKSKGW
- a CDS encoding HAMP domain-containing histidine kinase, with product MSRQDETRAGLRFFGRVSASVSHEIKNVFAVINEAAGLIEDFTLMAERGMPLQPERLKSAANSIQGQIRRGDAIIKNMNAFAHSTDEDVREVNLVEGLALAVALSTRFADMRQVKLTMGECEPVSMVASPFDLTRLLHSSIAAALDRLEAGDTLVIGVRPEGGGASFSLSSPGKDGPLRDDEPFADLARAMNASVSVNEKTGTSELLLERAGSSE
- a CDS encoding response regulator, whose amino-acid sequence is MRVLLVDDEVELVSAMAERLGFRGVDADWADNGESALEMADKTEYAVAVLDMKMPRLSGLDLMDRLADKHPDMKFIFLSGHGSESDFKAGCAAGCNYLIKPIQLEELVALINRVTK
- a CDS encoding PAS domain-containing sensor histidine kinase, with translation MSLIEKIRPQFWDTDPDGGVGKSLFNYRRIWRLAICLLALVALIPLMVMALIDYNVTRSSLESENLLRTSRTTSNTRRSVAYFLEERTRALDFLAEHEGIEGLRDRDNLNRVLSSLKTSFGGFVDIGIIDSKGRQIAYIGPYDLLGRDYSGQEGFNSTMEHGTYISRVFLGFRDVPHLVVARKMHDASTGEDYILRATLDTGPFNAILTSIDLPGGGDAFIVDRDGIIQTPSKEHGSLLTKVDLAIPAYSDKTSVQQVEGRDGTDFTVGYAYIHDTPFVVLVVKHTRELMKPLQTIRMELLWILISSIMIILLVIVGVATYMVNKIYIADQTRARTLHRMEHTNRMASIGRLAAGVAHEINNPLAIINEKAGLVRDLFTYRQEYAHDERLLANIDSIINSVARCGKITKRLLSFARHIDVEMDSIEFKDLANEVIDFLRKEAEYRSITIDMDIPETLPSFISDRGKLQQIFLNLVNNAFQAMSDGGHLGITARETACDHLVFTVEDDGCGIPPQDIKRIFDPFFSTKKKTGGTGLGLSITYGLVQELGGSMTVESEVGKGTAFTIVMPLKYSKPEGKTNKA
- a CDS encoding response regulator; translated protein: MSVITVFNGLFCEAGVVVKRVVDATGCRLVTDQDIVADAASLSGMAEDRIARAFQAKTSVFNTFSHEKEQAIAWMRLALAKRLVEGDDLVIPGFVSQLPSRSIGHILNVCLISEMKSRLAVADREEGFAEKHAMKLIRKDDEDRAAWVKAVRDADDPWAGSLYDLVVPVGTTGVERSADLIVEQFSNAAVKVTEGSKASCEDFLLAARVETVLAKEGHNVQVSAKKGTVTLTINKHVLLLEKLERELKSIVSDVEGVKTVEAGVGKGFHQTDIYRKMDFEVPSKVLLVDDEREFVQTLSERLMMRDMGSAVVYDGESALNLVRDDEPEVMILDLKMPGIDGIEVLRRVKGEHPDIEVIILTGHGSEADRKVCMDLGAFAYLHKPVDIDVLSETLKAANEKIRAGK
- a CDS encoding SulP family inorganic anion transporter — translated: MLSKIFPFIDWFKGYNMTALRADAISGLTVALVLIPQSMAYAQLAGMPAYYGLYASFLPPLVAALFGSSRQLATGPVAVVSLMTAASLEPLATAGSEGYIAFAILLALMVGMFQFLLGVLKLGLVVNFLSHPVVNGFTNAAAIIIASSQFSKMFGVYVDGAEHHYETIMRVVESAIHYTHWPTLGMGVLAFAIMVGLKRVNPKIPNVLVAVVITTALSWGLGFNHDTSVSVSAIDSPAVHEAIVGFNGTIDGIDQLALQRTALGKQMEEAKSSGDPVRVLDIEHDMNVLNVQMARLKLKAHDLRKNLRSVLFAGVEQADGGLRFYEQDAVPAGMATDGRTWRVKVGNAKLDTASLKMMGGGAVVGTVPSGIPAITVPSLDLKVMLHLIPFAAIISLLGFMEAISIAKAMAAKTGQRLDPNQELIGQGLANMLGACGKSYPASGSFSRSAVNLQAGALTGMSSVFTSLMVVIVLLFFTPLLYHLPQAVLAAVIMMAVIGLINASGFIHAWKAQWYDGAISILSFGCTLAFAPHLDKGIMVGVVLSLLVFLYKSMRPRVANLSRNADESLRDATAFGLKECQHIALVRFDGPLFFANASFLEDQITERMMGNDKLRHIIIVANGINDMDASGEEALSLIVDRVRSNGLDISLCGVNEAVMAVLERTHLLEKIGKDHVYTTMETAICATHESAHRDGQEESCPLTTFCRLA
- a CDS encoding TetR/AcrR family transcriptional regulator, whose protein sequence is MKKKESILKVATFMFAHKGFADTSGQELARLTGVAEGTIFYHFKTKEGLLLAILEKTRDEIVDQFERFFENRPFNSGMEMTEEVISFYLYLAGLMEDKFLLLHRHFLYKFSESNPEFRENLEDIYNCLVDIFEKAIVTGQEDGSIGKEVHPRKSALILFTMADGLVRFKNYNLYDAGALFNELMRACRRMLQA
- a CDS encoding proline dehydrogenase family protein, which produces MSATPTSLDPRIITRGREFFSSISGESPSVFNKGWWTGKVMDWAMKNEDFKVQMFRFVDVLPYLSTSESLSRHIEEYFAGDDSNIPDVLKWGATKTKFGGGLVAKVLNKTIRSNIESMARQFIIGQEAKEAVKGIKKLRKDGFAFVLDLLGEATVSEVESAAYRDGYLEVLNAIHKELDKWNALDNGAGGLDWGHTPKVNVAVKPSAFYSQSKPVDLEGTVDGMVASIEPVYKKVMEMGGFMCIDMEQLKYKEATVELYKRLRTKYPDYPHLGIVFQAYLRSVDEDVSSFIGWAREVNLPVSIRLVKGAYWDYETVLAKQNDWPVPVWTHKPESDMAYERVGRYILENSDICHFACASHNIRTISAIMESAAELKVPEERYEFQVLYGMAEPVRKGLKNVAKRVRLYCPYGDLLPGMAYLVRRLLENTANESFLKQTFADEADMDRLLENPAETLRRQLEGKCVTPSEDKGGLPRFKNFPPADFTLAAERDAYPASIAKLRKTMGGTVPLYINGQDVTTADTLDSYNPALPSEILGSVCQAGVEEVDRAVEAASAAYLTWRDVAPEERAEALLKAAQYLKDNVHDMAALQVLEVGKQWDQAQADVGEAIDFLEYYAREMIRLGKPRRMGRAPGEMSHLFYQGKGVAAVIAPWNFPMAISVGMVSAAIVCGNPVVYKPAGSSSCVGRALVDMWKAAGLPDGVFNYCPGRGSVMGDHLVDHPEVSVIAFTGSMEVGLRIQERAAKVQPGQQQCKRVIAEMGGKNAIIIDDDADLDEAVLGVLYSAFGFQGQKCSACSRVVVLDSIYDRFVERLTEAAKSVKLGPSENPANYMGPVVDKAAQQNVLRYVKIAEEEGRVLVKREVSEDLKATGGCYVPLTIVGDITRDHRIAQEEVFGPVLSVMRAKDMDEALAIANSTKFALTGAIYSRSPRNLERAYKEFRVGNLYLNKPSVGALVERHAFGGFKMSGVGSKSGGPDYLLQFLDPRLVCENTMRRGFAPIEEDDDWLS